The following are encoded in a window of Mycobacterium decipiens genomic DNA:
- a CDS encoding hemolysin family protein, with protein MSALLTVLGLLAFLLLTAGTALFVAAEFSLAALERSTVDANARTGGHRDKMVARAHRTLSFQLSGAQIGISITTLITGYLAEPLLAGLLQPVLTAFALPEQLALAGALFLALVIATSVSMIFGELVPKNLAVARPLRTARAAAWPQVVFSWIFAPLIWTTNGSANWILRRLGIEPAEELRSARSPQELVSLVRNSARRGAFDPATAQLVERSLQFGTRTAEELMTPRTEIEALQANDTVSDLVTKAIQTGYSRFPIVHGDLDATIGIVHIKQVLRIPPADRAGKRMADLAQPVAMVPATLDGDAVMSQVRANGLQTALVVDEYGGTAGMVTAEDLIEEIVGDVRDEHDPATPSVTATGNGWQVSGLLRIDEVAAATGYRAPDGDYETIGGLVLHALGHIPAEGEKVALTTFDSDVHEPGRWLATVERMDGRRIDQLQLLELGRGPAPPGGAR; from the coding sequence ATGAGTGCGCTACTCACTGTGCTGGGCCTGCTGGCCTTCCTGCTACTGACGGCGGGAACCGCGTTGTTCGTCGCGGCTGAATTTTCGCTGGCGGCGCTGGAGCGCAGCACCGTAGACGCCAATGCCCGCACCGGCGGCCACCGCGACAAGATGGTGGCGCGCGCACACCGCACCCTGTCGTTTCAGCTGTCGGGAGCCCAGATCGGCATCTCGATCACGACGCTGATCACCGGCTACCTCGCCGAGCCGTTGCTCGCTGGACTGCTGCAACCGGTGTTGACCGCATTCGCGTTGCCCGAGCAACTTGCGCTGGCGGGTGCGTTGTTCCTGGCGCTGGTGATCGCCACATCGGTGTCGATGATCTTCGGGGAGCTGGTTCCGAAGAACCTGGCGGTGGCCCGACCACTTCGGACGGCTCGTGCCGCGGCGTGGCCGCAAGTCGTGTTCTCGTGGATCTTCGCTCCACTGATCTGGACCACGAACGGCAGCGCCAACTGGATCCTGCGACGGTTGGGTATCGAGCCCGCCGAGGAGCTGCGCTCCGCGCGCTCACCCCAAGAGCTGGTATCGCTGGTCCGCAACTCGGCGCGGCGCGGCGCTTTCGACCCGGCGACCGCGCAGCTGGTGGAGCGCTCATTGCAGTTCGGCACGCGCACCGCGGAGGAATTGATGACCCCGCGCACCGAGATCGAGGCGCTGCAAGCCAATGACACGGTCAGCGACCTGGTCACCAAGGCGATCCAGACCGGATACTCACGCTTCCCGATCGTGCACGGCGACCTGGACGCGACGATTGGCATCGTCCATATCAAGCAGGTGCTGCGGATCCCGCCGGCTGACCGGGCCGGCAAGCGGATGGCCGATCTAGCGCAGCCGGTCGCGATGGTTCCAGCGACGCTGGACGGGGACGCCGTGATGTCTCAGGTCCGCGCCAACGGGCTGCAGACCGCGTTGGTCGTCGACGAATACGGCGGCACAGCCGGAATGGTGACCGCGGAAGACCTGATCGAAGAGATCGTCGGTGACGTCCGCGACGAACACGACCCCGCGACGCCATCGGTGACGGCCACCGGCAACGGCTGGCAAGTCTCGGGGCTGCTGCGCATCGATGAGGTGGCCGCGGCTACCGGCTACCGCGCCCCCGACGGGGACTACGAAACCATTGGCGGCCTGGTCCTGCATGCGCTCGGCCACATTCCCGCGGAGGGGGAGAAGGTAGCGCTCACCACGTTCGACTCCGACGTGCACGAGCCGGGGCGGTGGTTGGCGACCGTGGAGCGGATGGACGGTCGACGCATCGATCAGCTACAACTCCTCGAGCTCGGCCGCGGACCCGCGCCGCCGGGAGGTGCGCGCTGA
- a CDS encoding F420-dependent hydroxymycolic acid dehydrogenase, translated as MMRISRRAFGRLAARVGVLGAGGLSTGCTVRADRVPPTGPAPSPTKPVGIVLSHEQFRTDQLVAHAQAAERAGFQYAWASDHLQPWQDNQGHSMFPWLTLALVGNSTSRISFGTGVTCPIYRYHPATVAQAFASLAILSPGRVFLGLGTGERLNEQAATSEFGSYAERHDRLIEAIELIRRLWSGERTSFAGTHFRTADLRLYDPPPTPPPIFVAASGPKSAALAGQYGDGWITQAGDLKDAKLLAAFAAGAQAAGRDPASLGKRAELFAVVGDRSEATRAATLWRFTAGAVDQPNPVEIQRGAESNPIDKVLANWAVGTDAGTHVTAVRTVLDAGAIPFLRFPQQEPIAAIEFYRANVLPQLN; from the coding sequence CTGATGAGGATCTCCCGGCGTGCGTTTGGGCGGCTAGCCGCCAGGGTTGGCGTGCTCGGCGCGGGCGGGTTGTCCACCGGCTGCACCGTGCGGGCCGACCGCGTCCCGCCAACCGGTCCAGCGCCATCCCCAACCAAGCCCGTCGGAATCGTGCTGTCGCATGAGCAATTTCGCACCGATCAGCTGGTGGCCCATGCTCAGGCCGCCGAACGAGCCGGCTTCCAATATGCCTGGGCCAGCGACCACCTGCAGCCGTGGCAGGACAACCAAGGCCACTCGATGTTCCCCTGGCTGACCCTGGCACTGGTGGGCAACAGCACCAGCCGCATCTCGTTTGGCACCGGGGTGACTTGCCCCATCTATCGCTACCATCCGGCTACGGTCGCCCAGGCATTCGCATCCTTGGCGATCCTGAGTCCGGGACGGGTGTTTTTGGGGCTCGGCACCGGTGAGCGGCTCAACGAACAGGCCGCCACCAGCGAGTTCGGGTCGTATGCCGAGCGCCATGATCGGCTGATCGAGGCCATCGAGCTGATCCGCCGGCTGTGGAGTGGTGAACGGACCTCGTTCGCGGGCACCCACTTTCGGACCGCCGATTTGCGGCTGTACGACCCGCCCCCCACGCCGCCGCCCATCTTTGTGGCGGCCAGCGGCCCCAAAAGCGCCGCACTGGCCGGCCAATACGGCGACGGCTGGATCACCCAGGCCGGCGACCTCAAGGACGCCAAGCTGCTGGCCGCGTTCGCCGCAGGCGCACAAGCCGCCGGGCGCGATCCCGCCAGCCTGGGTAAACGCGCCGAACTGTTCGCGGTCGTCGGGGACCGTTCCGAAGCCACCCGCGCGGCCACCCTATGGCGATTTACCGCCGGGGCCGTCGACCAACCCAATCCGGTCGAGATCCAGCGTGGTGCCGAGTCCAACCCGATCGACAAGGTGCTCGCCAACTGGGCGGTCGGCACCGATGCCGGCACCCACGTAACTGCGGTGCGAACGGTTCTCGACGCCGGTGCCATTCCCTTTCTCCGCTTTCCCCAGCAGGAACCCATCGCCGCCATCGAGTTCTATCGCGCCAACGTGCTACCCCAGCTGAACTAG
- a CDS encoding GNAT family N-acetyltransferase produces MTPQARPARRADVRELSRTMSRAFYDDPVMAWMLPKDETRTAHLYRLFATMTRHHNLGGGGVEVACDGPDIGGAALWDPPNRWRPARRAGLATMPAFLRVFGFRAAAARALQDIMKKAHPEEPHWYLFAIGSDPTVRGQGFGQVLMRSRLDRCDAEYCPAYLESTKPENVPYYERFGFTVTRELKLPNGGPTLWAMWRDPR; encoded by the coding sequence GTGACTCCGCAGGCCCGCCCGGCGCGCAGGGCCGATGTGCGCGAACTATCGCGCACCATGAGCCGGGCTTTCTACGACGATCCGGTTATGGCTTGGATGCTGCCCAAGGACGAGACACGGACCGCGCATCTGTATCGGTTGTTCGCGACGATGACCCGCCATCACAATCTCGGCGGTGGCGGCGTGGAAGTTGCCTGTGACGGGCCGGATATCGGCGGGGCGGCATTGTGGGATCCGCCGAATCGATGGCGGCCAGCGCGCCGAGCGGGGCTGGCGACCATGCCGGCGTTCCTCCGCGTGTTCGGATTCCGTGCCGCGGCGGCACGTGCGCTGCAGGACATCATGAAGAAGGCGCATCCTGAGGAGCCGCACTGGTATCTGTTCGCCATCGGCAGCGACCCGACGGTCCGCGGCCAGGGCTTCGGCCAGGTGCTGATGCGATCACGGCTCGACCGCTGCGATGCCGAGTACTGTCCGGCCTATCTTGAGTCGACCAAACCCGAAAACGTGCCTTACTACGAACGTTTCGGCTTCACCGTCACCCGTGAGTTGAAGCTGCCTAATGGCGGTCCAACGCTGTGGGCGATGTGGCGCGACCCGCGCTAG
- a CDS encoding TetR family transcriptional regulator, whose protein sequence is MNDRIPSSRPHRSGRDRARDSPSREERKEATRRAIISAALKLLNDRSFSGLSLREVTREAGIVPAAFYRHFESMEALGLVLIDESFRTLRDTLRGARAGKLDPNRVIESSVEILIASVAERREHWRLIGRERSSGLTVLRYAIRTEIRLITSELATDLARFPGLNEWSTEDLNVLATLFVNAMIVIAEAIEDAQSAEALEEIRRIAVKQLRMIAIGVAGWKSSP, encoded by the coding sequence GTGAACGACCGTATTCCAAGCTCACGTCCACACCGCTCGGGCCGAGACCGCGCCCGCGACAGCCCCTCGCGGGAGGAGCGCAAAGAGGCGACGCGTCGCGCCATCATTTCCGCCGCGCTCAAGCTGCTCAACGACCGCAGCTTCAGTGGCCTGAGCCTGCGCGAGGTGACCCGCGAGGCCGGGATCGTGCCCGCGGCGTTCTACCGGCACTTCGAGTCGATGGAGGCCCTCGGACTGGTCCTGATCGACGAGTCGTTTCGCACCTTGCGCGACACCCTGCGTGGGGCGCGCGCCGGCAAGCTCGACCCAAACCGGGTGATCGAGTCGTCGGTCGAGATCCTGATCGCCAGCGTCGCCGAGCGACGTGAGCACTGGCGCCTCATCGGCCGGGAGCGTTCCAGCGGGCTTACGGTCCTGCGCTACGCCATCCGCACCGAAATCCGGCTGATCACCTCCGAGCTGGCCACCGACCTGGCGCGCTTCCCGGGGCTCAACGAGTGGAGCACCGAGGACCTCAACGTGCTGGCGACCTTGTTCGTCAACGCGATGATCGTCATCGCCGAGGCGATCGAAGACGCGCAGAGCGCCGAGGCGCTCGAAGAGATCCGGCGGATCGCCGTCAAGCAGCTGCGCATGATCGCCATCGGTGTCGCCGGCTGGAAAAGCAGCCCGTGA
- a CDS encoding ferredoxin reductase has translation MFTQTLTKRVLGSHLVDLLTGPHGVDRYTELVAPTWTLGEARAKVVDVRRTTPRSVTLTLAPNDAFTSGNDLKAGQYVNLTVDIDGRRHTRCYSPANAEGGSHLELTIGRHDGGRVSTHLYQRARRGMVVGLAGVGGDFMLPAKRPGRILFVSGGSGITPVMAMLRTLIAERHRGEIAFVHYSRTAAETCYRDELAAMPRARVLHGYTRSDDGDLVGRFGADHLAQAMPSPDVVFVCGPTALVDAVRKHCENVLTESFVPPVLEPPANPSGGRVTFADSGVDVVDDGRSLLEQAESVGLTPASGCRMGICHTCTRRKASGTVRNLVTGAVSRAPDEDVQICVSVPVGDVDLSL, from the coding sequence ATGTTTACTCAAACTTTGACGAAGCGAGTCCTGGGTTCGCACCTGGTCGACTTGCTCACCGGCCCACACGGCGTGGACCGCTACACCGAGTTGGTGGCGCCGACGTGGACGCTGGGCGAGGCCCGCGCCAAGGTCGTCGACGTGCGGCGGACCACGCCGCGCAGCGTCACCCTCACCCTGGCTCCCAACGACGCCTTCACATCCGGCAACGACCTCAAGGCCGGTCAGTACGTCAACCTCACGGTCGACATCGATGGCCGCCGGCACACTCGCTGCTATTCACCGGCCAACGCCGAAGGCGGCTCCCACCTGGAACTGACGATCGGCCGCCACGACGGCGGGCGGGTTTCGACCCACCTCTACCAGCGGGCCCGCCGCGGCATGGTGGTTGGCCTGGCCGGTGTCGGCGGCGATTTCATGCTGCCCGCGAAACGGCCGGGCCGGATCCTGTTCGTCTCGGGCGGAAGCGGCATCACGCCGGTGATGGCGATGCTGCGCACGCTGATCGCCGAGCGGCATCGGGGCGAGATCGCGTTCGTGCACTACTCCCGTACCGCGGCCGAGACGTGCTACCGCGACGAGCTGGCCGCGATGCCGCGGGCGCGGGTGTTGCACGGCTACACCCGCTCGGATGACGGCGACCTGGTCGGGCGGTTCGGTGCGGACCACCTCGCGCAAGCCATGCCCTCGCCCGATGTGGTGTTCGTCTGCGGGCCAACCGCATTGGTGGATGCCGTCCGGAAGCACTGTGAAAACGTGCTCACTGAAAGCTTCGTGCCGCCGGTGTTGGAGCCGCCGGCAAATCCATCGGGTGGTCGAGTCACCTTCGCCGACAGCGGTGTTGACGTCGTCGATGACGGTCGCTCGCTGCTCGAGCAGGCCGAATCGGTTGGACTGACACCCGCCAGCGGCTGCCGGATGGGCATCTGCCACACGTGCACCCGGCGGAAGGCCTCCGGGACCGTACGCAACCTGGTTACCGGCGCCGTGTCGAGGGCTCCCGACGAGGATGTGCAGATCTGTGTGTCCGTCCCGGTCGGCGACGTCGACCTGTCTCTTTAG
- a CDS encoding fatty acid desaturase family protein has product MAQNKITLTPEQADAFGRELDAIKERLMADLGEQDADYIRRVIKTQRALEVGGRALLFAGILPPAWLAGTAMLGLSKILDNMEIGHNVMHGQYDWMRDPAISGRSFEWDTACPADQWRHSHNYMHHTHTNIVGMDRDIGYGILRMSEDQPWEPYFLGNPVYAFLLMVLFQYGVALHELETERMRAGEIRLADKREVLRAIWKKTRRQTLKDYVAFPLLAGPFAPFVFAGNLSANLMRNVWSYMIIFCGHFPDGTQEFTVAETKDESRGMWYFRQVLGSANLTGGRIFHLLSGNLSHQIEHHLFPDIPARRYAEIAPEVQEICERYGIPYNRGPLLRQFGTVVRKIVKLTLPERRVRRDQPVDPVPAAA; this is encoded by the coding sequence ATGGCACAGAACAAGATCACCCTGACCCCCGAACAGGCCGACGCATTCGGCCGCGAACTCGACGCCATCAAAGAACGCTTGATGGCAGACCTCGGCGAACAGGACGCCGACTACATTCGCCGTGTTATCAAGACCCAGCGCGCACTGGAAGTGGGCGGACGCGCGCTGCTGTTCGCCGGGATACTGCCGCCCGCCTGGCTGGCCGGTACGGCGATGTTGGGCCTGTCCAAGATCCTGGACAACATGGAGATCGGCCACAACGTCATGCACGGCCAGTACGACTGGATGCGCGACCCGGCCATCTCCGGCCGCTCGTTCGAGTGGGACACCGCCTGCCCGGCCGATCAATGGCGGCACTCGCACAACTACATGCACCACACTCACACCAACATCGTGGGGATGGACCGCGACATCGGGTACGGCATCCTGCGGATGAGCGAAGACCAGCCCTGGGAACCGTACTTTCTCGGCAACCCGGTCTACGCGTTCTTGCTCATGGTCCTGTTCCAATACGGTGTCGCGCTGCACGAACTGGAAACCGAACGCATGCGCGCCGGCGAGATCAGGCTCGCCGACAAACGTGAGGTGCTACGCGCCATCTGGAAAAAGACGCGCCGGCAGACGCTGAAGGACTACGTCGCCTTCCCGCTGCTGGCCGGGCCGTTCGCCCCCTTCGTCTTCGCCGGCAATCTGTCGGCCAACCTGATGCGCAACGTGTGGTCCTACATGATCATCTTCTGCGGCCACTTCCCGGACGGCACCCAGGAGTTCACCGTGGCAGAGACCAAAGACGAGTCGCGCGGCATGTGGTATTTCCGCCAGGTTCTCGGCTCGGCGAACCTTACCGGCGGCAGAATCTTCCATCTGCTGTCCGGCAACCTGTCGCACCAGATCGAGCACCATCTGTTCCCGGACATACCGGCTCGTCGCTACGCCGAGATCGCGCCCGAGGTGCAAGAGATCTGCGAGCGCTACGGCATCCCCTACAACCGCGGCCCGCTGCTGCGCCAGTTTGGCACCGTGGTCCGCAAGATCGTCAAGCTGACGCTTCCGGAGCGGCGCGTGCGCCGGGACCAGCCGGTCGATCCAGTGCCCGCTGCCGCGTAA
- a CDS encoding SRPBCC family protein: protein MEWTGARYADMPTVEASTWIDADPGKVWSLVSDIALMPTLSNELQAVEWVAGAGGPRVGARFVGHNAHDAFGQWSTTSQIVVCDESREFAWAVGDPQYPSATWRFRLTPRGGGTTLTYWTQLGPGRSGLSAAIDAMPDKEQKIVFVRLREFETAIDRTLAAIKRLAEHGVR from the coding sequence GTGGAGTGGACCGGCGCGCGTTATGCGGACATGCCAACGGTGGAAGCCTCGACGTGGATCGACGCCGATCCGGGCAAGGTATGGAGTCTGGTTTCCGATATCGCGCTGATGCCGACCCTGAGCAACGAGCTGCAAGCGGTCGAGTGGGTAGCGGGAGCCGGCGGGCCCCGGGTCGGGGCCCGGTTCGTCGGGCACAACGCACACGACGCGTTCGGACAATGGAGCACCACGTCACAGATCGTCGTTTGCGACGAGTCACGCGAATTCGCCTGGGCGGTCGGTGATCCCCAATACCCCTCAGCGACATGGCGATTCCGGTTGACGCCCCGAGGTGGCGGTACCACCTTGACGTACTGGACACAGCTGGGACCGGGCCGGTCGGGGTTGTCGGCGGCGATCGACGCGATGCCCGACAAGGAGCAAAAGATCGTGTTCGTGCGGCTGCGGGAGTTCGAGACCGCGATCGACAGGACGCTGGCGGCGATCAAGAGGCTGGCTGAGCACGGGGTGCGTTGA
- a CDS encoding LLM class flavin-dependent oxidoreductase, which produces MRTATTVELSGGPDVVEFAIAAERLGLDVCWVAEAWGSDAPSALGYLAARTDRMLLGSGVLQVGTRSPALVAQTAITLSNLSRGRFLLGLGVSGPQVIEGLHGVAFRRPLARMRETVDIVRQAFAGGKISHSGTEFQIPRPAGEAVPMRLSIRPEHAIPIYLAALSPAMLRLTGRIADGWLGTSFVPEGAGEAYFAHLDSGLAEAGRTRADLDICQGAEVAFASDEEELRVMVAARKTELAFSLGGMGSSSTNYYNQAYGRQGWADVAALVRQRWQRGDRAGAAGLVTDEMVLATTLIGTEEMVRARLAVWRDAGVNTVRLYPAGDTLAAKLRTLGRAIELVREVGAP; this is translated from the coding sequence ATGCGGACCGCGACAACCGTCGAGTTGTCTGGTGGCCCGGACGTTGTCGAGTTCGCCATTGCGGCCGAAAGGCTGGGACTCGACGTCTGCTGGGTCGCCGAGGCCTGGGGTTCCGACGCGCCGTCGGCGCTGGGCTATCTCGCGGCGCGCACCGACCGGATGCTGCTCGGTTCCGGTGTCCTGCAGGTCGGTACCCGCTCACCCGCGCTGGTCGCCCAGACCGCGATCACGCTGTCCAACCTGTCGCGCGGGCGGTTCCTGCTCGGCCTGGGCGTGTCCGGGCCGCAAGTGATCGAGGGCCTGCACGGAGTCGCGTTCCGCCGACCGCTGGCCCGGATGCGCGAGACCGTCGACATCGTGCGCCAGGCGTTCGCCGGGGGCAAAATCTCACATTCCGGCACGGAGTTTCAGATCCCTCGCCCCGCCGGGGAAGCGGTGCCGATGCGATTGTCGATTCGGCCCGAGCACGCCATTCCGATCTATCTGGCCGCGCTGTCTCCGGCGATGCTGCGGTTGACCGGTCGGATCGCCGACGGCTGGCTGGGCACCAGCTTTGTTCCGGAGGGCGCGGGGGAGGCGTACTTCGCCCATCTTGACAGCGGCCTGGCCGAGGCGGGTCGCACGCGCGCCGACCTCGACATCTGCCAGGGTGCCGAGGTGGCGTTCGCGTCCGACGAAGAAGAACTGCGCGTCATGGTCGCGGCCCGAAAGACCGAACTCGCGTTCAGCCTCGGGGGCATGGGGTCGTCGAGCACCAACTACTACAACCAGGCCTATGGCCGGCAAGGGTGGGCCGACGTTGCCGCGTTGGTGCGACAGCGCTGGCAGCGCGGCGACCGCGCCGGTGCGGCCGGTCTGGTGACCGACGAGATGGTGTTGGCCACCACGCTGATCGGCACCGAGGAAATGGTCCGGGCTCGGCTTGCGGTTTGGCGGGACGCCGGGGTGAACACCGTGCGACTGTATCCGGCGGGCGACACGTTAGCTGCCAAGCTGCGCACCCTGGGCAGGGCCATCGAGTTGGTCCGCGAGGTCGGGGCGCCATGA
- a CDS encoding TetR/AcrR family transcriptional regulator gives MTRNKTSSGREEPVESEPQSPGRPRDPQKDRDVLAATRQLLVEVGYQQTTIAAVARRAAVGAPTIYRRWPRREALIEDAAFGHVTPAPLPAPTGDVRADLRAWVETFLTWLAAPVTRAAIPGLLLAYQHDDGLYARLVARSEEDVRALLAELLAAAHLQARAAAVFDLLVAATTTRALTYGLDEAADFCDRTADSLTALAYSSWRPDLADQLDGPAQGAQLGS, from the coding sequence ATGACACGTAATAAAACTAGCTCCGGCCGGGAGGAACCCGTGGAATCCGAGCCGCAATCACCCGGCCGCCCGCGCGATCCGCAGAAGGATCGCGACGTGTTGGCGGCCACCCGGCAATTGCTGGTTGAGGTCGGATATCAACAGACCACGATCGCCGCGGTGGCCCGGCGCGCAGCCGTCGGCGCGCCCACCATCTATCGTCGCTGGCCGCGACGGGAGGCGCTGATCGAGGATGCCGCGTTCGGTCACGTCACACCGGCACCGCTGCCGGCCCCGACCGGTGACGTGCGCGCCGACCTGAGGGCCTGGGTCGAGACGTTTCTGACGTGGCTGGCCGCCCCGGTTACCCGGGCGGCCATCCCCGGTCTGCTGTTGGCCTATCAACACGACGACGGGCTCTACGCACGCCTGGTGGCGCGCAGCGAAGAGGATGTGCGGGCGCTGCTGGCCGAGCTGCTGGCCGCTGCCCACCTGCAGGCCCGCGCCGCGGCGGTGTTCGACCTGCTGGTTGCCGCCACCACCACGCGCGCGCTGACCTACGGGTTGGACGAGGCAGCCGATTTCTGTGACCGAACCGCCGATTCGCTTACCGCGCTGGCGTATTCGTCATGGCGCCCCGACCTCGCGGACCAACTCGATGGCCCTGCCCAGGGTGCGCAGCTTGGCAGCTAA
- a CDS encoding phosphotransferase family protein, translating to MTERLTAAELPAALQPIAREKIPFAESARIVNWTRAERGFSTETFLFDLVGLAGPGPGSARSRGLVFRRPPEYPILPDYDLRRQFLTMRRLAGSPIPVPTVCWIDAGTAALGTQYYVMDRIDDAVSISDFPPYHQSGLFADADEAGRAALWNGCLDMIAKVHGIDPYRYRLGFLDLSAFGGSPPQRLANFLRYGLNWASGGAPMHPTFARALDWLDAHLYTPDRVTLCWGDSRMSNVLYRPDFTPVAALDWEVAYLGDPAADVAWMFMTDWVSSPLEGHAPAAGTPSRAETIGRYQQLTGHRLGDLRFSELTTALLLAIGLIRLNAKLAMDDVDLADICAQRVEFVLHGD from the coding sequence GTGACCGAGCGACTCACCGCAGCGGAGCTACCTGCGGCACTACAACCCATTGCCCGGGAGAAGATTCCGTTCGCCGAGTCCGCGCGGATAGTGAACTGGACACGGGCCGAGCGGGGCTTCTCCACCGAGACGTTCCTATTCGATCTGGTTGGCCTGGCTGGGCCCGGACCCGGTTCGGCTCGGTCGCGTGGATTGGTTTTTCGCCGCCCGCCGGAATACCCGATCCTGCCGGACTATGACCTCCGCCGACAGTTCCTCACCATGCGGCGGCTCGCCGGCTCACCGATCCCGGTGCCAACGGTGTGCTGGATCGACGCTGGCACAGCGGCTCTGGGAACGCAGTACTACGTGATGGACCGGATCGACGACGCCGTGAGCATCAGCGACTTCCCGCCCTACCATCAATCCGGGCTCTTCGCCGACGCCGACGAGGCCGGGCGGGCGGCACTGTGGAACGGATGTCTGGACATGATCGCGAAGGTGCACGGCATCGACCCGTACCGCTACCGGCTGGGCTTTCTCGACCTGTCGGCATTCGGCGGCTCGCCACCGCAGCGGCTGGCCAATTTCCTTCGCTACGGCCTGAATTGGGCTTCCGGCGGCGCACCGATGCATCCGACGTTTGCCCGCGCCCTTGATTGGCTCGATGCGCACCTGTACACCCCGGACCGGGTCACGCTCTGCTGGGGTGACAGCCGGATGTCCAACGTGCTGTACCGGCCCGACTTCACGCCGGTCGCCGCGCTGGACTGGGAAGTGGCCTACCTCGGAGATCCGGCCGCTGACGTCGCATGGATGTTTATGACCGATTGGGTGTCCAGCCCTCTTGAGGGGCATGCGCCAGCGGCTGGGACGCCGAGCCGCGCCGAGACCATCGGCCGCTACCAGCAGTTGACCGGACACCGGTTGGGCGATCTGCGGTTCAGTGAGTTGACCACGGCGCTGCTGCTGGCGATCGGGCTCATCCGGCTGAACGCCAAGCTAGCCATGGACGACGTGGATCTGGCCGATATATGTGCGCAGCGCGTGGAGTTCGTCCTCCACGGCGACTGA
- a CDS encoding alpha/beta fold hydrolase, with the protein MSALPALEGVEHRFVDLGDGVTIHVADAGPADGPAVMLVHGFPENWWEWHELISPLAGDGYRVLCPDLRGAGWSSAPCSQYTKTEMADDLAAVLDHLGVATVKLVAHDWGGPVAFIMMLRNPEKVTGFFGVNTVAPWIRRDFGMVRHLWRFWYQIPMSLPVIGPRLISDPKARYFRLLASWVGDGFTVPEDDVRMYVERMREPGHAVAGSRWYRTFQTREVLRWMRGEFDDARVDVPVRWLHGTGDPVITPDLLDGYAERASDFEVELIDGVGHWIVEQRPDLVLDRVRTFLRAET; encoded by the coding sequence ATGTCCGCACTGCCCGCCCTTGAAGGCGTCGAACACAGATTTGTGGATCTGGGTGACGGTGTGACGATCCACGTCGCGGATGCAGGTCCGGCCGATGGGCCGGCGGTGATGCTGGTGCACGGGTTCCCGGAGAACTGGTGGGAGTGGCACGAGTTGATCTCTCCACTGGCCGGTGATGGCTACCGGGTGCTGTGCCCCGATCTGCGCGGTGCGGGCTGGAGTTCAGCGCCCTGCTCGCAATACACCAAGACCGAGATGGCCGACGATCTTGCGGCCGTGCTGGACCACTTGGGCGTGGCGACGGTCAAGCTCGTCGCCCACGATTGGGGCGGACCGGTCGCGTTCATCATGATGTTGCGCAATCCCGAGAAGGTAACCGGGTTCTTCGGCGTGAACACGGTGGCGCCCTGGATCAGGCGTGATTTCGGTATGGTCCGGCACCTTTGGCGGTTCTGGTACCAGATCCCAATGTCGTTGCCGGTGATTGGCCCGCGTCTGATCAGCGATCCCAAGGCCCGCTACTTCCGGCTCCTAGCGTCGTGGGTGGGCGACGGCTTTACCGTGCCCGAGGACGACGTCCGGATGTATGTCGAGCGTATGCGCGAGCCGGGCCACGCGGTTGCCGGATCACGGTGGTATCGCACCTTTCAAACCAGGGAGGTGCTGCGCTGGATGCGCGGGGAATTCGATGACGCGCGCGTCGACGTGCCGGTGCGCTGGCTGCATGGCACCGGTGATCCGGTGATCACGCCCGACTTGCTGGACGGGTACGCCGAGCGCGCAAGCGATTTCGAGGTCGAGCTCATCGACGGTGTTGGGCACTGGATCGTCGAGCAGCGCCCCGATCTGGTGTTGGACCGGGTGCGCACCTTCCTTCGCGCCGAAACTTAA
- a CDS encoding TOBE domain-containing protein: MRLSTRNQLTGTITEVDLGSVMAIVKVRLDGGDQIVTSSVTKDAAIDLGLKVGQPATVFIKSTEVTIGVE, translated from the coding sequence ATGCGGCTATCGACCCGGAACCAACTCACGGGCACCATCACCGAAGTCGACCTGGGCAGCGTGATGGCGATTGTGAAGGTTCGGCTCGACGGCGGCGATCAGATCGTCACGTCGTCGGTCACCAAGGATGCCGCAATCGACCTCGGCCTAAAGGTCGGCCAGCCCGCAACGGTGTTCATCAAGTCGACAGAAGTGACCATCGGCGTCGAGTAG